In a genomic window of Tissierella sp. Yu-01:
- the sufC gene encoding Fe-S cluster assembly ATPase SufC, whose product MNKKLLSVQDLRVNIEDKEILKGLDLDIGPGEIHIIMGPNGGGKSTLAYTLMGHPKYEITKGEIKLEDEVINDLSPDKKAKKGIFLSFQYPEEIPGVTVEEFLRTAKTSISGEQQRIIPFKKLLKEKMELLEMKEEYASRYLNLGFSGGEKKKNEILQMSILEPKLAILDETDSGLDVDAIRIVAEGVKRLHNENNSVLVITHYNKLLDYLDPDYVHILLDGKIVKTGGIELAKEIDEKGYENIKQKFTN is encoded by the coding sequence ATGAATAAAAAACTATTAAGTGTACAGGATTTAAGAGTTAATATAGAAGATAAAGAAATATTGAAAGGCCTTGATTTAGATATCGGCCCTGGTGAAATTCACATTATAATGGGGCCTAATGGAGGAGGAAAATCTACACTTGCTTATACATTGATGGGACATCCCAAATATGAAATAACTAAGGGAGAAATAAAATTAGAAGATGAAGTAATTAATGATTTAAGCCCAGATAAAAAGGCAAAAAAAGGTATATTCTTATCCTTCCAATACCCAGAGGAGATTCCAGGTGTTACTGTTGAAGAGTTCCTACGTACAGCTAAAACTTCCATTTCTGGAGAACAGCAAAGAATTATACCATTTAAAAAACTATTAAAGGAAAAAATGGAGTTATTGGAGATGAAGGAAGAATATGCAAGTAGGTATCTAAATCTTGGTTTTTCTGGTGGAGAAAAGAAAAAGAACGAAATTTTACAGATGTCAATCTTAGAGCCTAAACTGGCAATCTTAGATGAGACTGACTCAGGTCTAGATGTAGATGCTATTAGAATTGTTGCTGAAGGAGTAAAAAGATTACACAACGAAAATAATTCAGTTTTAGTAATCACTCACTACAATAAATTGTTGGATTACCTAGATCCAGATTATGTTCATATTCTTCTAGACGGAAAGATAGTAAAAACAGGCGGTATTGAATTAGCTAAGGAAATTGATGAAAAAGGCTATGAAAATATCAAACAAAAATTTACTAATTGA
- a CDS encoding glycine betaine ABC transporter substrate-binding protein, whose translation MKKLKRFICALMLVVLLISSTVVYSTDSRDYAGKEIVFADAGWDSIKFHNAVAGLIAEVLYGYSWREVPGSTAVVHEGLLAGEIDISMEEWTNNIATYEGDLQEGKFVELGTNFDDNYQGLYVPKYVIEGDPENGIEPIAPDLKYVWDLKNYVDVFPDSENPSMGRIYGGIPGWEVDTILYNKFLHYGLDENFIYFRPGSDAALASAITSAYERGEPIVAYYWEPTWLLGKLDMVLLQDEPYIDDESFKEGLTELPPVKVTVAVSNNFHDENSEMVEFLSNYRTSSALTSEALAYMQDTGANYSEAANWFLLEHDELLSQWLNEEDVNTLRNYLSGDKEQEGLGWLQDIPFRIPLDLNRIDESIRAFSIKYDFFFNGIREILSTLVNSIYNLLDFIPWIIYLILVFLIGWRMSKSVGKGILYAALLLLIGAIGFWNHMNQTLSIVIASVIISLLLGFPIGVFLSTSDRANRIMRPILDTMQTMPVFVYLIPALLFFGLGNPPAVIATTIYAVVPIIRLTSHGIRQIDAEIVEASKAFGSTKLQSLIKVQIPQALPTIMAGVNQTLMMAMSMVVTTSMIGATGLGMEVLIGVNRIEIGRGLISGVSVVIIAVILDRITQGMINRSEVENSDK comes from the coding sequence ATGAAAAAATTAAAAAGATTTATTTGCGCATTGATGCTTGTAGTACTTTTAATTAGTTCTACAGTTGTATATTCTACGGATTCAAGAGATTATGCTGGAAAAGAAATAGTATTTGCCGATGCAGGTTGGGATAGTATAAAATTTCATAATGCTGTTGCTGGACTTATAGCAGAGGTATTATATGGATATTCTTGGAGGGAAGTTCCGGGTTCAACAGCAGTTGTACATGAGGGTCTATTAGCGGGTGAAATTGATATTTCAATGGAGGAGTGGACTAATAATATAGCTACTTATGAAGGTGACCTTCAAGAAGGAAAGTTTGTAGAGCTGGGTACTAACTTCGATGATAACTACCAGGGTCTTTACGTCCCAAAATATGTAATAGAGGGAGATCCTGAGAATGGTATAGAACCAATTGCCCCTGATTTAAAATATGTGTGGGATTTAAAAAATTATGTTGATGTGTTTCCCGACTCAGAAAATCCAAGTATGGGCAGAATATATGGCGGAATCCCAGGATGGGAAGTAGATACCATACTTTATAATAAGTTCTTACATTATGGGCTAGATGAGAATTTTATATATTTTAGACCAGGATCTGATGCAGCCTTAGCTTCAGCAATAACATCTGCTTATGAAAGAGGGGAACCAATAGTTGCATATTATTGGGAACCAACATGGTTGTTAGGTAAATTGGATATGGTTTTGCTGCAAGATGAACCATATATTGATGACGAATCATTCAAAGAAGGGTTAACTGAATTACCCCCTGTTAAAGTAACGGTAGCAGTTAGTAATAATTTTCATGACGAGAATTCTGAAATGGTTGAGTTTCTAAGTAATTATAGAACCTCAAGTGCCTTAACTTCTGAAGCTCTAGCGTATATGCAAGACACTGGTGCAAATTATTCTGAAGCAGCTAATTGGTTCCTTCTAGAGCACGACGAACTCCTAAGTCAATGGCTAAATGAAGAAGATGTAAATACTCTTAGGAATTATCTATCTGGAGATAAAGAACAAGAGGGATTAGGATGGCTTCAGGATATTCCTTTTAGGATACCTTTAGATTTAAATAGAATTGATGAATCCATCAGAGCCTTTAGTATAAAATATGATTTCTTTTTTAATGGTATTAGAGAAATCTTAAGTACTTTGGTTAATTCCATATACAACTTACTTGATTTTATACCATGGATCATATATCTAATATTAGTATTTCTAATTGGTTGGAGGATGAGCAAAAGTGTAGGAAAGGGAATTTTATATGCAGCATTGTTATTACTTATTGGAGCTATTGGTTTTTGGAACCATATGAATCAAACATTATCAATAGTAATTGCCTCGGTAATTATCTCCTTATTACTTGGATTCCCAATAGGTGTATTTTTATCTACTAGTGATAGAGCAAATAGAATAATGCGCCCAATCTTGGATACAATGCAAACTATGCCTGTTTTTGTATATCTAATACCCGCTTTATTGTTCTTTGGATTAGGGAATCCTCCAGCTGTAATAGCTACTACTATTTACGCCGTTGTTCCTATAATTAGATTAACTAGTCATGGAATCAGACAAATAGATGCGGAAATAGTAGAGGCAAGTAAAGCATTCGGATCAACTAAACTTCAATCATTAATAAAAGTACAAATTCCCCAAGCTTTGCCAACAATTATGGCAGGTGTTAATCAGACCTTGATGATGGCAATGAGTATGGTTGTAACCACATCAATGATAGGTGCTACTGGACTGGGTATGGAAGTACTAATAGGAGTTAATCGTATCGAAATAGGAAGAGGACTTATTTCAGGTGTTTCAGTAGTTATAATAGCAGTAATACTAGATAGAATCACACAAGGGATGATTAATAGAAGCGAGGTGGAAAATAGTGACAAGTAA
- a CDS encoding ATP-binding cassette domain-containing protein, whose translation MTLTVYNLSKSFGDTLVFKDISFTIGKGEIVCIKGKSGQGKTTLLRCLNNLETPDKGSIKINNNYLCKEIDGKMKYASKDVLKEIRQDIGLVFQSFNLFSHMTVKENLLLAPEFLNKISKSDIEKRAIQLLSRLELSNKADNYPYELSGGQKQRVAIARACMLEPSILCFDEPTSALDEDTRGQISKIVRDLALQDIAIIIVTHDNAFVDEIAEKVITLTDGGIYIE comes from the coding sequence ATGACATTAACAGTATATAACTTAAGTAAATCATTTGGGGATACACTAGTATTTAAGGATATATCCTTCACTATAGGAAAGGGAGAAATAGTTTGTATAAAGGGGAAGTCTGGTCAAGGCAAGACTACATTACTTAGATGTTTAAATAATTTAGAGACGCCAGATAAAGGCTCAATTAAGATAAATAATAATTACCTTTGTAAGGAAATAGACGGTAAAATGAAATATGCCTCAAAGGATGTGTTGAAGGAAATCAGGCAGGATATAGGACTTGTTTTTCAGAGCTTTAATTTATTTTCCCATATGACAGTAAAGGAAAATTTGTTATTAGCACCAGAGTTTTTAAATAAGATATCTAAATCAGATATAGAAAAAAGGGCAATTCAGCTATTAAGCCGATTAGAATTAAGCAATAAGGCAGATAATTATCCATATGAATTATCAGGAGGACAAAAGCAGAGGGTGGCAATAGCAAGAGCATGTATGTTAGAACCATCAATTCTATGCTTTGATGAACCAACATCAGCTCTAGATGAGGATACAAGAGGTCAAATATCTAAAATTGTTAGAGACTTAGCCCTACAGGATATTGCTATCATTATAGTTACACATGATAATGCCTTTGTAGATGAAATAGCAGAGAAGGTAATTACATTAACAGATGGGGGTATATACATAGAATAA
- a CDS encoding glycine betaine/L-proline ABC transporter ATP-binding protein, which translates to MTSNNDNILSVRNLYKIYGPDKNKAIKLKQSGADKNTIYKKTGSTIALWDISLDIKRGEIFVIIGLSGSGKSTLVRCFNLLNKPTKGDILFEGKSINKFNKNELLDFRRNKISMVFQNFGLMSHRDVIGNVAYGLEVKGISKDERDKKAKHMIEMVGLDGYDNEPIDSLSGGMKQRVGIARALANDPEILLMDEPFSALDPLVRRDMQFELLSIQKKLDKTIVFITHDINEAFKLGDKVAIMKDGELIQVATPEEMSSDPANEYVEQFIDSADKTQVISVRNVMSTPNSIVRLRDRPSYAINMMRRNKVSSAYVVKEKMQFQGIITIDDAIRANKEHLSIADVIINDVSTTTPETLLTDIISMAAETKYPIAVIDEHDKSLKGIVSKADVLSSI; encoded by the coding sequence GTGACAAGTAATAATGATAATATACTAAGTGTTAGGAACTTATATAAAATATACGGACCAGATAAAAATAAGGCAATTAAATTAAAACAAAGTGGTGCAGATAAAAACACTATCTACAAAAAAACAGGTTCAACAATAGCCTTATGGGATATATCTTTAGATATAAAAAGAGGTGAAATATTTGTCATTATAGGTCTTTCAGGTTCTGGAAAATCCACATTAGTACGTTGCTTTAATCTGTTAAATAAACCTACAAAGGGAGATATTTTATTTGAAGGTAAAAGCATAAATAAATTTAATAAAAATGAGTTATTAGATTTTAGAAGAAACAAAATATCAATGGTTTTCCAAAACTTTGGACTTATGTCTCATAGGGACGTTATAGGAAATGTAGCCTATGGTTTAGAAGTAAAAGGAATTTCTAAAGATGAACGGGATAAAAAGGCTAAGCATATGATAGAAATGGTTGGACTAGATGGTTATGATAATGAACCTATAGATAGCTTATCAGGTGGTATGAAACAACGTGTTGGTATAGCCAGAGCTTTAGCAAATGATCCTGAAATTCTGCTAATGGATGAGCCATTTTCTGCATTGGATCCATTAGTCAGAAGGGATATGCAATTTGAATTATTATCTATTCAAAAAAAATTAGATAAAACCATTGTTTTTATTACACATGATATAAATGAAGCCTTTAAACTTGGTGACAAGGTAGCAATAATGAAGGATGGAGAGCTAATTCAGGTAGCTACTCCAGAGGAAATGAGTTCAGATCCTGCAAATGAATATGTAGAACAATTTATTGATAGCGCTGATAAAACCCAGGTAATTAGTGTTAGAAACGTAATGTCAACTCCTAATAGTATCGTAAGGCTTAGGGATAGACCTAGCTATGCAATAAATATGATGAGAAGAAATAAAGTTTCCTCAGCATATGTTGTGAAAGAAAAAATGCAATTTCAAGGCATTATTACTATTGATGATGCTATTCGTGCAAATAAGGAACATTTATCAATTGCTGATGTAATTATTAATGATGTATCTACAACCACTCCAGAGACACTATTAACAGATATAATTTCTATGGCAGCAGAAACAAAATATCCTATAGCAGTTATAGATGAACACGATAAAAGTCTAAAGGGCATTGTATCAAAAGCTGATGTTCTATCATCGATTTAG
- the sufB gene encoding Fe-S cluster assembly protein SufB yields MERKKTIIDDVDRGIYDIKNEFTYRYKSEKGLTPEIIMEISKEKNEPKWMTDFRLKSLEIYNSKPIPTWGADLSDLNLDEIITYIRPDADMQNSWDDVPEEIKDTFERLGLPQAERESLAGVGAQYDSEVVYHNIRQELVDQGVIYTDMETALRDYEDIVKEYFMTLVPPSDHKFAALHGAVWSGGSFVYVPEGVNVDIPLQSYFRLNAPGAGQFEHTLIIVEKGSFLHFIEGCSAPKYKVNNLHAGCVELFVKEGSRLRYSTIENWSKNMYNLNTKRCVVDKNGSIEWVSGSFGSKVSMLYPMSILRGEGAKSEFTGITFASKGQYLDTGTKVIHAAPYTTSSVNSKSISKDGGHAFYRGLLKVAPNAHNCKATVSCESLMLDNDSKSDTLPIISLNNDNIDIGHEAKIGRISDEAIFYLMSRGISEEEAKAMIVRGFVEPITKELPLEYAVELNNLINIELEGSIG; encoded by the coding sequence ATGGAAAGAAAAAAGACAATAATTGATGACGTAGATAGAGGAATTTATGATATAAAAAATGAGTTTACCTATAGATATAAATCCGAAAAAGGTCTAACCCCTGAAATAATTATGGAGATATCTAAGGAAAAAAACGAACCAAAATGGATGACAGATTTCAGACTAAAGTCATTGGAGATATATAATAGCAAACCAATACCTACATGGGGAGCTGATTTATCAGACCTAAATTTAGACGAGATAATTACCTATATAAGACCAGATGCAGATATGCAGAATAGCTGGGATGATGTTCCTGAAGAAATAAAGGATACTTTTGAAAGACTAGGCTTACCACAGGCTGAAAGGGAATCCTTAGCAGGCGTTGGTGCTCAATACGACTCTGAGGTAGTTTATCACAATATTAGGCAAGAGCTTGTAGATCAGGGTGTAATATATACGGATATGGAAACTGCCCTAAGAGATTATGAAGATATTGTAAAAGAGTACTTCATGACCCTTGTTCCACCTAGTGATCATAAATTTGCCGCACTACATGGTGCAGTTTGGTCAGGTGGCTCCTTTGTTTATGTGCCAGAAGGTGTAAATGTGGATATTCCATTACAATCATATTTTAGATTAAATGCACCAGGTGCTGGACAATTTGAACATACTTTAATCATAGTTGAAAAAGGCTCATTCCTTCATTTTATAGAAGGATGCTCCGCCCCAAAATACAAAGTAAATAACCTACATGCTGGATGTGTTGAACTATTCGTTAAGGAAGGATCTAGACTAAGATATAGTACGATAGAAAATTGGTCAAAGAATATGTATAACTTAAATACAAAGAGATGTGTCGTAGATAAAAATGGAAGTATTGAATGGGTTTCAGGCTCCTTTGGATCTAAAGTTTCCATGCTTTATCCAATGAGTATATTAAGGGGTGAAGGTGCAAAGTCCGAATTCACAGGAATTACCTTTGCTTCCAAGGGACAATACTTGGATACTGGGACAAAAGTGATCCATGCAGCTCCTTATACAACTTCTTCAGTGAACTCAAAATCTATTTCAAAGGACGGAGGTCATGCATTTTATAGAGGACTTCTTAAAGTAGCACCTAATGCACATAACTGTAAGGCAACAGTATCATGCGAATCCCTGATGCTTGATAATGACTCAAAATCAGATACGCTACCTATTATATCATTGAATAACGACAATATAGATATAGGTCATGAAGCTAAAATCGGTAGAATAAGTGATGAAGCCATCTTTTATTTAATGAGCAGAGGTATTAGCGAAGAAGAAGCAAAAGCCATGATAGTTAGAGGATTTGTTGAACCAATAACTAAGGAGCTTCCATTGGAATATGCTGTGGAATTAAATAATCTAATCAATATTGAGCTTGAAGGCTCTATAGGATAG
- a CDS encoding amino acid ABC transporter substrate-binding protein → MLNKKSILFLLVVTIITSLMVGCSSQSGTSSAQIQESTKEKTTYIVGLDDTFAPMGFRDENGNLVGFDLDLANEVANRWGVTFEFQPIDWSMKETELTTGNIDFIWNGYTITKERKEKVNFSEPYLQYSQLLVTLADSPINSIKDMAGMVVSTQGESSAVDAAYAQPGLVESFKNGELVEFPTYNEVFNDLEAGRSDIVIADEVLARYYMKNKGAEKYKILDENLGLEEFAVGLRKEDTQLLDKLNTTLNEIKEDGTYDEIYSKWFSEN, encoded by the coding sequence ATGTTAAATAAAAAGTCAATTTTATTCCTATTAGTAGTGACAATTATTACAAGCTTAATGGTAGGTTGTTCATCACAAAGTGGGACAAGTAGTGCACAAATACAAGAATCCACAAAAGAGAAGACTACATATATTGTAGGCCTAGATGATACTTTTGCTCCAATGGGTTTTAGAGATGAAAATGGTAATTTGGTTGGATTTGATCTTGACCTTGCTAATGAAGTAGCAAATAGATGGGGAGTTACTTTTGAGTTCCAACCAATAGATTGGTCTATGAAGGAAACAGAATTAACTACAGGAAATATTGATTTCATATGGAATGGATATACAATTACTAAAGAAAGAAAAGAAAAAGTTAACTTCTCAGAACCATATTTACAATATAGTCAGCTACTTGTAACACTTGCAGATTCACCAATTAACTCAATCAAAGATATGGCAGGAATGGTAGTTTCCACTCAAGGAGAATCCAGTGCAGTTGATGCAGCATATGCCCAACCTGGATTAGTAGAATCTTTTAAAAACGGAGAATTAGTTGAATTTCCTACTTATAATGAAGTATTCAACGACTTAGAAGCAGGTAGAAGCGACATAGTAATAGCAGATGAAGTATTAGCGAGATACTATATGAAGAATAAAGGAGCAGAAAAATACAAGATTCTAGATGAAAATCTTGGTCTAGAAGAATTCGCTGTTGGGCTTAGAAAGGAAGATACTCAATTGTTAGATAAATTAAATACAACTTTAAATGAAATTAAGGAAGATGGAACATATGATGAAATTTATTCAAAGTGGTTTTCAGAAAACTAG
- a CDS encoding amino acid ABC transporter permease gives MKVLDMLIPMTIEGLKITIGVFLATLVLSIPLSLIIAKLRMSKNKVIAKITGTYIYIMRGTPLLLQLMFIFFGFHYIPVIGFAFSRYQAIIVAFVLNYTAYFAEIFRGGINSIDVGQSEASAVLGLSKKFTFMKVILPQVVKNVMPSVGNEVITLVKDTSLVYILGVADILKAAKSVSNTYSTFIPYIFVGIVYLLITAILTKVLDNIENKFSYYR, from the coding sequence ATGAAAGTTTTAGATATGTTAATACCTATGACAATAGAGGGACTAAAAATAACAATAGGAGTGTTTTTAGCAACTTTAGTGCTTTCCATTCCATTATCATTAATTATTGCAAAACTAAGAATGTCTAAGAATAAGGTTATAGCTAAGATTACTGGAACCTATATCTACATCATGAGAGGAACTCCACTTCTATTACAATTGATGTTCATATTCTTTGGCTTTCATTATATTCCTGTAATAGGTTTTGCATTTAGTAGATACCAAGCCATAATAGTAGCTTTTGTTTTGAATTATACAGCCTATTTTGCTGAGATATTTAGAGGGGGAATAAACTCCATAGATGTAGGTCAATCAGAAGCATCAGCAGTATTAGGGTTAAGTAAGAAATTTACATTCATGAAGGTAATCTTACCTCAAGTTGTAAAGAATGTGATGCCTTCCGTTGGTAATGAAGTAATTACATTGGTAAAGGATACTTCGCTAGTTTATATTCTAGGGGTTGCGGATATATTGAAAGCAGCAAAATCAGTTTCTAATACTTATTCAACTTTTATACCATATATTTTTGTAGGGATTGTGTATCTTTTAATTACAGCTATACTTACAAAGGTTTTAGATAATATAGAAAATAAGTTTAGTTATTATAGATAG
- a CDS encoding oxaloacetate decarboxylase subunit alpha, with the protein MAKIKITETAFRDAHQSLIATRMTTDEMLPIAEKLDKVGFYALEVWGGATFDSCLRYLNEDPWERLRSLRKAFKNTKLQMLLRGQNLLGYKHYPDDVVEEFVKKSIENGIDIIRIFDALNDVRNLKTAVSATKKYGGHAQAAISYTTSPVHNTKYYVNLAVEMEKMGVDSICIKDMSGILLPYAAEELVKGLKKVIKVPIEVHSHFTSGLANQTYMKAIEAGADIIDTAISPLGNGTSQPATEPMIASLEGSPYYPDLDFDLLLEISDYFKELRDKYLEKGLLNTKVLNVDINTLKYQVPGGMLSNLVSQLKTQNAEDKYNEVLQEVPRVREDFGYPPLVTPMSQMVGTQAVFNVMLGERYKMIPNEAKNYVKGMYGKTTVPISEEIKKKIIGEDEVFTGRPADLLEPELDKIRDEIKEYIEQDEDVLSYALFPQIALNFFKQRLATKYKIDNQILDQENKVYPV; encoded by the coding sequence ATGGCAAAGATTAAGATTACAGAAACTGCTTTTAGAGATGCCCATCAATCTTTAATAGCTACTAGAATGACAACTGATGAAATGCTTCCTATTGCAGAAAAGCTTGATAAAGTTGGATTTTATGCTTTGGAGGTATGGGGTGGTGCAACATTTGATTCATGTTTAAGATATTTAAATGAAGATCCATGGGAAAGATTAAGAAGTCTAAGAAAAGCTTTTAAAAATACGAAGTTACAAATGCTATTAAGAGGACAAAACCTATTAGGGTATAAGCATTATCCAGATGATGTAGTTGAAGAGTTTGTAAAGAAATCGATTGAAAACGGAATAGATATTATTCGTATTTTTGATGCTTTAAATGACGTAAGAAATTTAAAAACGGCAGTTTCTGCCACTAAAAAGTATGGTGGTCATGCTCAGGCTGCTATATCATATACAACAAGTCCTGTACACAATACCAAATATTATGTTAATTTAGCCGTAGAGATGGAAAAGATGGGAGTAGACTCCATATGTATCAAGGACATGTCAGGTATATTGTTGCCATATGCAGCTGAGGAATTAGTAAAAGGCTTAAAGAAGGTTATTAAGGTACCAATAGAGGTACATTCACATTTTACCAGTGGGTTAGCTAATCAAACCTATATGAAAGCCATAGAAGCAGGTGCTGATATTATAGATACTGCTATATCACCATTAGGAAATGGCACTAGTCAGCCTGCAACAGAACCAATGATTGCTTCCCTTGAAGGCTCACCTTATTATCCGGATTTAGATTTTGATTTACTATTAGAGATATCTGATTATTTTAAAGAATTAAGAGATAAGTATCTAGAAAAGGGACTGTTAAATACAAAGGTATTAAATGTAGATATAAATACGTTAAAATATCAGGTGCCTGGTGGAATGTTATCAAACCTAGTATCTCAATTGAAAACTCAAAATGCAGAAGATAAATATAATGAGGTTTTACAAGAGGTACCTAGAGTTAGAGAGGACTTTGGATATCCACCTTTGGTTACTCCAATGAGTCAAATGGTAGGTACTCAAGCTGTATTTAATGTTATGTTAGGCGAAAGATATAAAATGATACCGAATGAAGCAAAGAATTATGTAAAGGGTATGTATGGTAAAACTACAGTACCTATCTCGGAAGAAATAAAGAAGAAAATTATCGGTGAAGATGAGGTGTTTACAGGGAGACCTGCTGATTTATTAGAACCAGAATTAGATAAAATTAGAGATGAAATCAAGGAGTATATAGAGCAGGATGAAGATGTATTGAGTTATGCTTTATTCCCGCAAATAGCTTTAAATTTTTTCAAACAAAGACTGGCTACAAAATATAAAATTGATAACCAAATATTGGATCAAGAGAATAAAGTATATCCAGTATAA